A part of Gadus morhua chromosome 17, gadMor3.0, whole genome shotgun sequence genomic DNA contains:
- the LOC115529688 gene encoding interferon alpha/beta receptor 1a isoform X1, whose amino-acid sequence MPMKLLVMLGLIRLSAAADLPKPELMMDAVNTRYVLRWNYSTTANFTAQWAFSHSLSYRGVCFGVEAHCDYSAHLDYSGLFVLRVRAEAEGQMSDWAIREFCPDVDAALGTPSELVVEAGDSMVTVSFKEPMAESGEPMSSVLSQNSPEATMAFRLCFRAEDAPSQWQAKTLNTTLHTLSLPAHTRYCLKVRAFSEHFGKRSRYTPEQCTTTLGSSMLWRVLLPLLLLLVVLGGLGFLWTRRRWRQFLPSALPSSMMMDSKSHQPLLVPRENSCAVTAVVAMPTAEQAVSDGPALAPSPGPETGGCHC is encoded by the exons ATGCCCATGAAGCTCTTGGTAATGCTGGGATTGATCAGGTTATCAG CAGCGGCTGATCTGCCAAAGCCAGAGCTGATGATGGATGCGGTCAACACTCGCTACGTCCTCAGGTGGAACTACAGCACCACAGCCAACTTCACAGCCCAGTGGGCTTT ctctcactccctctcctacAGAGGAGTCTGCTTCGGTGTGGAGGCGCACTGCGATTACTCGGCCCACCTGGACTACAGCGGGTTGTTCGTCCTGAGGGTCAGGGCAGAGGCCGAGGGTCAGATGTCGGACTGGGCCATTAGGGAGTTCTGTCCGGACGTTGATg CGGCCCTCGGGACCCCGTCCGAGTTGGTCGTGGAGGCGGGCGACTCCATGGTCACCGTGAGCTTCAAGGAGCCGATGGCGGAGAGCGGTGAGCCCATGAGTTCGGTGCTCAGTCAGAACAGCCCGGAGGCGACCATGGCCTTCAGACTCTGCTTCCGGGCGGAGGACGCTCCCAgtcag TGGCAGGCGAAGACGCTAAACACCACACTCCACACGCTGTCTCTGCCCGCACACACGCGCTACTGCCTGAAGGTCCGGGCCTTCAGCGAACACTTCGGGAAAAGGAGCCGCTACACCCCCGAGCAGTGCACCACCACCCTGG GCTCCTCTATGCTCTGGCGTGTACTGCTGCCCCTGTTGCTGCTCTTGGTGGTTCTGGGGGGACTGGGCTTCTTGTGGaccaggaggcggtggaggcagTTCCTGCCCTCTGCGCTGCCCAGCAGCATGATG ATGGACTCCAAGTCCCATCAGCCCCTGCTGGTTCCCAGGGAGAACTCTTGCGCCGTCACCGCCGTGGTCGCCATGCCTACAGCAGAGCAGGCTGTCTCGGACGGGCCCGCATTGGCCCCCAGCCCGGGACCGGAGACCGGCGGCTGTCACTGCTGA
- the LOC115529688 gene encoding interferon alpha/beta receptor 1a isoform X2, with translation MPMKLLVMLGLIRLSAADLPKPELMMDAVNTRYVLRWNYSTTANFTAQWAFSHSLSYRGVCFGVEAHCDYSAHLDYSGLFVLRVRAEAEGQMSDWAIREFCPDVDAALGTPSELVVEAGDSMVTVSFKEPMAESGEPMSSVLSQNSPEATMAFRLCFRAEDAPSQWQAKTLNTTLHTLSLPAHTRYCLKVRAFSEHFGKRSRYTPEQCTTTLGSSMLWRVLLPLLLLLVVLGGLGFLWTRRRWRQFLPSALPSSMMMDSKSHQPLLVPRENSCAVTAVVAMPTAEQAVSDGPALAPSPGPETGGCHC, from the exons ATGCCCATGAAGCTCTTGGTAATGCTGGGATTGATCAGGTTATCAG CGGCTGATCTGCCAAAGCCAGAGCTGATGATGGATGCGGTCAACACTCGCTACGTCCTCAGGTGGAACTACAGCACCACAGCCAACTTCACAGCCCAGTGGGCTTT ctctcactccctctcctacAGAGGAGTCTGCTTCGGTGTGGAGGCGCACTGCGATTACTCGGCCCACCTGGACTACAGCGGGTTGTTCGTCCTGAGGGTCAGGGCAGAGGCCGAGGGTCAGATGTCGGACTGGGCCATTAGGGAGTTCTGTCCGGACGTTGATg CGGCCCTCGGGACCCCGTCCGAGTTGGTCGTGGAGGCGGGCGACTCCATGGTCACCGTGAGCTTCAAGGAGCCGATGGCGGAGAGCGGTGAGCCCATGAGTTCGGTGCTCAGTCAGAACAGCCCGGAGGCGACCATGGCCTTCAGACTCTGCTTCCGGGCGGAGGACGCTCCCAgtcag TGGCAGGCGAAGACGCTAAACACCACACTCCACACGCTGTCTCTGCCCGCACACACGCGCTACTGCCTGAAGGTCCGGGCCTTCAGCGAACACTTCGGGAAAAGGAGCCGCTACACCCCCGAGCAGTGCACCACCACCCTGG GCTCCTCTATGCTCTGGCGTGTACTGCTGCCCCTGTTGCTGCTCTTGGTGGTTCTGGGGGGACTGGGCTTCTTGTGGaccaggaggcggtggaggcagTTCCTGCCCTCTGCGCTGCCCAGCAGCATGATG ATGGACTCCAAGTCCCATCAGCCCCTGCTGGTTCCCAGGGAGAACTCTTGCGCCGTCACCGCCGTGGTCGCCATGCCTACAGCAGAGCAGGCTGTCTCGGACGGGCCCGCATTGGCCCCCAGCCCGGGACCGGAGACCGGCGGCTGTCACTGCTGA
- the LOC115529688 gene encoding interferon alpha/beta receptor 1a isoform X3 produces the protein MMDAVNTRYVLRWNYSTTANFTAQWAFSHSLSYRGVCFGVEAHCDYSAHLDYSGLFVLRVRAEAEGQMSDWAIREFCPDVDAALGTPSELVVEAGDSMVTVSFKEPMAESGEPMSSVLSQNSPEATMAFRLCFRAEDAPSQWQAKTLNTTLHTLSLPAHTRYCLKVRAFSEHFGKRSRYTPEQCTTTLGSSMLWRVLLPLLLLLVVLGGLGFLWTRRRWRQFLPSALPSSMMMDSKSHQPLLVPRENSCAVTAVVAMPTAEQAVSDGPALAPSPGPETGGCHC, from the exons ATGATGGATGCGGTCAACACTCGCTACGTCCTCAGGTGGAACTACAGCACCACAGCCAACTTCACAGCCCAGTGGGCTTT ctctcactccctctcctacAGAGGAGTCTGCTTCGGTGTGGAGGCGCACTGCGATTACTCGGCCCACCTGGACTACAGCGGGTTGTTCGTCCTGAGGGTCAGGGCAGAGGCCGAGGGTCAGATGTCGGACTGGGCCATTAGGGAGTTCTGTCCGGACGTTGATg CGGCCCTCGGGACCCCGTCCGAGTTGGTCGTGGAGGCGGGCGACTCCATGGTCACCGTGAGCTTCAAGGAGCCGATGGCGGAGAGCGGTGAGCCCATGAGTTCGGTGCTCAGTCAGAACAGCCCGGAGGCGACCATGGCCTTCAGACTCTGCTTCCGGGCGGAGGACGCTCCCAgtcag TGGCAGGCGAAGACGCTAAACACCACACTCCACACGCTGTCTCTGCCCGCACACACGCGCTACTGCCTGAAGGTCCGGGCCTTCAGCGAACACTTCGGGAAAAGGAGCCGCTACACCCCCGAGCAGTGCACCACCACCCTGG GCTCCTCTATGCTCTGGCGTGTACTGCTGCCCCTGTTGCTGCTCTTGGTGGTTCTGGGGGGACTGGGCTTCTTGTGGaccaggaggcggtggaggcagTTCCTGCCCTCTGCGCTGCCCAGCAGCATGATG ATGGACTCCAAGTCCCATCAGCCCCTGCTGGTTCCCAGGGAGAACTCTTGCGCCGTCACCGCCGTGGTCGCCATGCCTACAGCAGAGCAGGCTGTCTCGGACGGGCCCGCATTGGCCCCCAGCCCGGGACCGGAGACCGGCGGCTGTCACTGCTGA